TAGCAGTATCTATGGCAAAAATTTCCTCCCCTTCGTCTGTGGGAAATCTTGAAAAAATATATTCACAGGTATTTCTGGACTGTGCTTCTATCTGGCGGACCGGTTCAAAGCCCACCTGCACAATGCCCTTCTGCCCTTTTCTGGCAATTCCCACATATTTCATCATTTTCCCAATGGCTGCATTGGGCTGCATTTCCTGAATCAGATATGCATCCTCATCATCGCTCTCCAGAATCTGCAAAAATTCCCGTGTCTGCTTATGGTCGGCCATGTCCATGCCCACATAAGCGGCTACGGAAGCTGATACAATAATCCCGTTTTCATCAATAATATGCAGCTCATCCACATTGAGCAAATCCGCCAGATACTGCATTTCCGATACATTTTTCGATACATCCTGCTGTCTGTCAAAAATATAGGCGGCAGCCCGGACTCTGGTAAGATAGTCCAAATCCAGGTTTTTATTCATAATTTCCAGCTCCGCCTGATTATTTTCCAGAATATGGATAACCTGTTCCATTTTGGCACGAAAAGCATTGAGCTGCTGAGATTTCAGACTGTGCAGTGTATACAGTGTATTGATTAAAAAAATCAGGAAAATAGCGGCCGTCATAATCGCAAAGGTATATTTGATAAAGGTTTTCTGCATGTAAATTCCTCCTGCCTGCGCAGTCACTGGTTGCATTTTAACTTTTTCTTAATAATTATAACTTATATTATATGAAAAAAAGTTTCTTTTTTTCGCAAAACCATGTCATTTTGTAACAGCAGAAATTTCTTCTGTCTCCTCTTAACAGTCAGTGCAAAAATAATTGTCGTCCACTATACCGGCAGCCTTCCGTACCTGAATTTTATCCTGAACTGTCGTTAAGTTCCGGCAGCTTTATCATTCTGGTACATACTTTTTCTGCCAGAGCATGATTGTGGGTAATCACCAGCATACCCATATTCCGGGTTTCAGCCTCTTTCAGAAGCACCTTCCAGATTTGTGCCTGGGTAATCACATCCAGCATGGTACTGATTTCATCACAGAGAAGAAATTCCGTTTCCGGCCCAAGTACCCGCGCAATACAGAACCGCTGCAGTTCTCCGCCGGACAGTTCAACGGGCCACCGCTCCATCCACTCTTCCTCAATCCCCATGCGTTTCAGCAGCTCATCCTGAGGCTGCCAGCACTCCCGCAGGATTTTCTTCATTTTCCACCGGGGATTCACAGCCTGTTCCGGGTGCTGGGAAATCATCTGAACGGGACAGTAACCGGACAGGGCCAGAGGTTTCCCTTTCCACAGCACTTCCCCCTGTACCGGCTTTACATAGCCTGCCAGTATTTTTGACAGGGTAGTCTTTCCATATCCGGAAGGCCCCACCAGTCCCACCCGTTCTCCTGCCGCAATTTTAAGATTTACATGCTGCAGAACCCAGGGGGATTTCCGGTGATACCGGAAACAGATATTTCTGGCTTCCAGCAGAATCTGTCCTGCTTTGGAACTGTCTTTTCCCGCATCGCTGACTGCGCTGTTGCTATTTTGCATGGATACACCTCACTTCCCCGCCCCGCCAGGAGCGCATTTCCACACTGCCCTTACAGTCCTCATCCCAATTGGGACAGCGGTCCCGGAACAGACAGCCCTTCGGCAGATTTCCCGCGTAGGGCTGGGTTCCCTCAATGGGCTCAAATTCGTTCCGGGGCATTGCCCGCAGAAATGCCTGGCTGTACGGATGGCGCAGCGCCCCCTGCTTCCTGAAATCTCCGGCCGGTGCAATTTCCAGTATGGTTCCCGCATAAAACATGGCCACCCGGTCTGCCGCCTGCAACGCCAGATCTATATCATGGGTAATCAGCAGAATTCCGCACCCTTCTTCCGCCAGTTCACGGAAATTCTGAAAGGTCTCTCTGGCCAGTTCTTCCTGCAGCCCAGGCGTGGGCTCGTCCGCCACAATGAGCCTGGCCCTGTGCATAACGGCCCCCGCAATCAATACCCGCCGGGCCATGCCTCCGGACAGTTGGTGAGGGTACCGGTCCGCTGTTTCCGGATTCAGACGATACCGCTCAAACACCTGATACATCTTCTCCTGTATCTTACGTTTTTCTTTGTGAGAGCAGACGCCGGCCACCTGTTTTCCCACCTTCATCAGGGGATCCAGATATTCCACAGACTGGGGAATAAAAGAAATTTCCCGGCCCCGCAGCTTTTTCTGCAGGGAGGC
The Lachnospiraceae bacterium JLR.KK002 DNA segment above includes these coding regions:
- a CDS encoding ATP-binding cassette domain-containing protein; translation: MQNSNSAVSDAGKDSSKAGQILLEARNICFRYHRKSPWVLQHVNLKIAAGERVGLVGPSGYGKTTLSKILAGYVKPVQGEVLWKGKPLALSGYCPVQMISQHPEQAVNPRWKMKKILRECWQPQDELLKRMGIEEEWMERWPVELSGGELQRFCIARVLGPETEFLLCDEISTMLDVITQAQIWKVLLKEAETRNMGMLVITHNHALAEKVCTRMIKLPELNDSSG
- a CDS encoding ABC transporter ATP-binding protein, which produces MENREKQPVLKVEHLSISFERYDRGMKRRELELVHDLSLTVSAGEIVAVAGASGSGKSLLAHGILGILPGNARMSGTMKFCGQRLDASLQKKLRGREISFIPQSVEYLDPLMKVGKQVAGVCSHKEKRKIQEKMYQVFERYRLNPETADRYPHQLSGGMARRVLIAGAVMHRARLIVADEPTPGLQEELARETFQNFRELAEEGCGILLITHDIDLALQAADRVAMFYAGTILEIAPAGDFRKQGALRHPYSQAFLRAMPRNEFEPIEGTQPYAGNLPKGCLFRDRCPNWDEDCKGSVEMRSWRGGEVRCIHAK